Proteins encoded in a region of the Acipenser ruthenus chromosome 11, fAciRut3.2 maternal haplotype, whole genome shotgun sequence genome:
- the LOC117426445 gene encoding dnaJ homolog subfamily B member 11, translating into MASRRMNLTNICFLLLYVSAAVLAGRDFYQILGVSRSASIKDIKKAYRKLAMQLHPDRNPDDPKAQDKFQDLGAAYEVLSDEEKRKQYDAYGEEGLKEGHHSSHGDIFSSFFGDFGFMFGGNPRQQDRNIPRGNDIIVDLEVTLEEVYSGNFVEVVRNKPVAKEAPGKRKCNCRQEMRTTQLGPGRFQMTQEVVCDECPNVKLVNEERTLEVEIEQGVRDEMEYPFIGEGEPHIDGEPGDLRFKIKVMKHPVFERRGDDLYTNVTISLEEALVGFEMDITHLDGHKVHIIRDKITKPGAKLWKKGEGLPNFDNNNIRGSLIISFDVEFPREQLSEQQRKGIRELLKQASIQKVYNGLQGY; encoded by the exons ATGGCTTCCAGACGCATGAACCTCACCAATATCTGCTTTCTGCTGCTGTATGTCTCCGCGGCTGTGCTAGCGGG GCGTGATTTCTACCAGATTTTGGGGGTTTCAAGATCAGCTTCCATCAAGGACATTAAAAAGGCTTACAGGAAACTTGCAATGCAGTTACACCCCGACAGAAACCCCGACGACCCCAAAGCGCAGGACAAATTCCAAGACCTCGGGGCCGCCTACGAG gtgctgtctgacGAGGAGAAGAGGAAGCAGTATGATGCGTACGGGGAGGAGGGGTTGAAGGAGGGGCACCACAGCTCCCATGGGGATATCTTCTCCAG tttCTTTGGAGACTTTGGGTTCATGTTCGGCGGTAACCCGCGGCAACAGGACAGGAACATCCCTAGAGGAAATGACATCATAGTCGATCTAGAGGTCACCCTGGAAGAAGTATATTCTGGGAATTTTGTGGAA GTGGTTCGGAATAAGCCTGTCGCAAAAGAGGCCCCAGGAAAAAGGAAATGCAACTGCCGACAGGAAATGAGGACGACGCAGCTGGGGCCCGGCCGCTTccaaatgacccaggaagtggtTTGCGACGAGTGTCCTAATGTCAA GCTAGTGAACGAGGAGCGCACTCTGGAGGTGGAGATTGAGCAAGGGGTCCGAGACGAGATGGAGTACCCCTTCATTGGGGAAG gtgaaCCGCACATAGATGGGGAGCCAGGAGACCTAAGGTTCAAGATTAAAGTGATGAA GCACCCCGTTTTCGAGCGGAGGGGAGATGATCTCTACACGAATGTGACAATCTCGCTGGAGGAGGCTTTGGTGGGATTCGAAATGGACATCACACACCTGGACGGACACAAG GTGCACATTATCCGGGACAAGATCACAAAGCCAGGCGCTAAGCTGTGGAAGAAAGGAGAGGGCCTGCCCAACTTTGACAACAACAACATCCGCGGCTCACTGATCATCAGCTTCGACGTGGAGTTCCCACGAGAGCAGCTCTCCGAGCAGCAGAGGAAGG GTATCCGAGAGCTGCTGAAACAGGCGTCGATACAGAAGGTTTACAACGGGCTGCAAGGCTACTGA